GGCAGTAGTAAAATCGCGGTTAATTTCGCTTTGCTCAAAAACCCGATCATAAGGAATATTGGCTTCAGCCAATAATACATTCATATGTCCAGGCATGCGACCAGCGACGGGATGAATAGCAAACCGTACTTTGATCTCACGGGCTTCCAAGGCTTCCACCAAGTCTTTAACCGCATGTTGTGCCCGGGCAACGGCCATCCCATAGCCGGGAACAATAATAACATCTTTGGCTTGATTTAAGAGAAAAGCCGCATCTTCACCATTGGCCTGGCGGACTTGCAAGGCTTCTCCTTGGCTGGTTTGAGCAGTATGGCTGTGGCTTTGCAATCCTCCAAAAATAACGTTAATGATGGAGCGGTTCATGCCCACACACATGATGTAACTTAAAATAGCCCCGCTTGCGCCAACCAATGCTCCGGTAATAACAAGCAAATGATTGCTCAAGGTAAAGCCAATGCCAGCTGCAGCCCAGCCTGAGTATGAGTTTAACATGGAAATCACAACGGGCATGTCCGCTCCGCCAATGGGGACAATTAACAGCACGCCAATGAGAAAAGACAGCAATGCAAGCCCTACAAATATATGCAAGGATTGGGTCATCATAAAAAGAACCAATACAGCCAGTATGACTAAAGCAATGAGTAAATTCACCAGGGCGTGTCCACTGAAACGCAGCGGTTTACCAGACAACAATCCTTGCAGTTTTAAAAATGCAATGACAGAGCCGGAAAAGGTAATCGCCCCAATGATTAAACCGAGACTCATTTCAAGCAGACTGGTGAGGGCAATTGCGCCGGGTACGCCAATGCCAAAAGAATTCGGCGTTAAAAAGGCACAAAATGCCACCAATACCGCAGCCATGCCAACCAATGAATGGAAGCCGGCAACCAGTTGAGGGATGGCGGTCATATTGATTTTTAATGCGATGAGGGTACCAACACCACCGCCAGCAAGGATTAGCGCCAGCAACAGGAGATGATGATGGATAAAAGGCATCATCATCGTTGAGCCAACGGCAATGATCATGCCAAAAATGCCTAACCAATTGCCCCGTCTTGCCGTGGCAGGGCTGGCTAATCCTTTAAGTGCCAATATAAAACAGATGGCAGCGAGTAAATAAAGAAATGAAATAAGCGTTGTCATGGTAGCGGCACCTTGCGGTTATTTTTTATACATGCGTAACATGCGATGAGTGACCACGAAGCCACCGAAAATGTTGATGGCCGTTATAAAAATCGCAATACCGCCGAGCATGGTTAAATGACCCAACCTGTGACTGCCAGTAGCGATTAAGGCCCCAAGAATGATGATGCTGGATATGGCGTTGGTGACCGACATCAATGGCGTGTGCAACGCAGGAGTCACTTTCCAGACCACGTAATAACCAACAAAACAGGCCAACATAAAAATAGTAATAATGGCAATATAGGGATTGGCGAGCGTATTGATAGAAGTCATGCTAGTGCTCCTTGACGAAGTGAAAAGGAAGGTATTGCCCATCATGGCATAACAGGCCTTGGCGGATGATTTCATCCTCTTCATTAAAAGAAAGGGCAGAGTCAGGGGCGGTAAACGTTTGCACTAAATGCACCAAATTGTTTGCGTATAATTCACTGGCTGTGGCGGGTATGAGACCTGCCATATTACTGTAACCGACGATGGTTATGCTGTTGTGGCGGATGATTGCATCGCGCTCACTAAGCTCACAGTTGCCCCCACGCGAAGTGGCCAAATCGACGATGACAGAGCCTGGTTTCATACGTTCCACTGTTTCTGCTTTCAGCAAAACAGGTGCTTTTTTACCTGGGATAAGGGCTGTGCAAATGATGATGTCGGCAAGGCGTGCGTATTGGTCGATGAGTTGTGCTTGCAGATGCCGATATTCATCACTGACTTCACCTGCGTAACCCGCAGAGGTTTCAGCGTCCTGCGCCTGGCTGACTTCGATGAATTCAGCCCCCAGGCTTTCAACTTGTTCTTTTACGGCTGTCCTAACGTCAAATGCATAGACCACAGCCCCCAGACGTTTTGCCGTCGCAATCGCTTGCAAGCCCGCCACGCCGGCCCCTAAAACTAACACTTTAGCCGGT
This genomic interval from Legionella oakridgensis ATCC 33761 = DSM 21215 contains the following:
- a CDS encoding NAD(P)(+) transhydrogenase (Re/Si-specific) subunit beta, translated to MTTLISFLYLLAAICFILALKGLASPATARRGNWLGIFGMIIAVGSTMMMPFIHHHLLLLALILAGGGVGTLIALKINMTAIPQLVAGFHSLVGMAAVLVAFCAFLTPNSFGIGVPGAIALTSLLEMSLGLIIGAITFSGSVIAFLKLQGLLSGKPLRFSGHALVNLLIALVILAVLVLFMMTQSLHIFVGLALLSFLIGVLLIVPIGGADMPVVISMLNSYSGWAAAGIGFTLSNHLLVITGALVGASGAILSYIMCVGMNRSIINVIFGGLQSHSHTAQTSQGEALQVRQANGEDAAFLLNQAKDVIIVPGYGMAVARAQHAVKDLVEALEAREIKVRFAIHPVAGRMPGHMNVLLAEANIPYDRVFEQSEINRDFTTADIALVVGANDITNPAAKTNPSSPIYGMPVLDVEHAKTVLFVKRSLSPGYAGVENDLFHRDNTYMLFGDAKDMIESITKSIEEL
- a CDS encoding proton-translocating transhydrogenase family protein translates to MTSINTLANPYIAIITIFMLACFVGYYVVWKVTPALHTPLMSVTNAISSIIILGALIATGSHRLGHLTMLGGIAIFITAINIFGGFVVTHRMLRMYKK
- a CDS encoding Re/Si-specific NAD(P)(+) transhydrogenase subunit alpha, coding for MIIAAMHEGGNETRVAITPAAVKRYTKLGFEILCEHNAGKASGFNDKEYEAAGAEMVKDKNILLQHATILLCVNEPSPQELKGLAPESLLIAPIDGDAQSALIIWCLKQRISVFSMNHIPRISRAQSMDSLSSQANLAGYRAVLEGATHFNRALPMMMTAAGMIQPAKVLVLGAGVAGLQAIATAKRLGAVVYAFDVRTAVKEQVESLGAEFIEVSQAQDAETSAGYAGEVSDEYRHLQAQLIDQYARLADIIICTALIPGKKAPVLLKAETVERMKPGSVIVDLATSRGGNCELSERDAIIRHNSITIVGYSNMAGLIPATASELYANNLVHLVQTFTAPDSALSFNEEDEIIRQGLLCHDGQYLPFHFVKEH